One window from the genome of Nicotiana sylvestris chromosome 9, ASM39365v2, whole genome shotgun sequence encodes:
- the LOC104234615 gene encoding receptor-like protein EIX2 yields MKVLAIAFCFFLFFIVTNTKFSVCIGFCRENEQQAMESLKKEVYDPLESLSSWIVGKDCCEWRGVVCHNLTHHVIELHIDSRAWYDSDFNKRYDLRINNLEWLPSLSNLENLEIDIVDLSNVTNWLQVINMLPSLVDLRLSQCGLHHIPPLLHHNFSSLETLDLSGNNFSSSIPKWVFNLPSLVSLDLSDSNFIGPFPESPVNLTSLTTFSAGSNLFNCLLPRWLFDLNNLEYLKLYYSGIEGAMPSEARNITKLRNLDLSSNNLNSTIPNWIYRCKDLESLDLSENKIEGVVSNAISNLSSITSIDLSTNMLSGKLPNVIGKLSKLVFLDLSNNQFEGEVFELFNNRNNFLPAGLKNSSSLMKLRLENNQLTGTLPESLSQLAMLERFYISNNRLEGVVTENHFTNLTQLRQFIASNNNLTLKVRREWIPPFQASDIDLGGWNIGPLFPMWLQTQKHISSVDISNGGIQGEVPTWFWNLPSPIMFLDLSDNQFVGEVPTLSTPYWLKLSGNNFSGPLPQVSPAVHFLDLSNNSFSGGLSHFLCETNKNGSYRLMLLNLEGNDLSGEIPDCWMNWPELKVLILKENNLIGGIPKSMEILSNLISLDFRRNRLTGPLPSSLANSTWLQKIDLAENEFFGQLPPWLGMRLSDLVILSLSSNRFYGELPPEICHLKDLQILDLANNSFFGTIPRCISNLTAMVTENKLRKADIEYSSFGSTEIVRESAMVTTKGNNYQYDKTLALVTSMDMSNNNLSGDIPISFTSLVGLRFCNFSKNHLTGRIPNGIGDMKVLESLDLSENQLSGQIPQSLSSLSTLSFLNLSYNNLSGKIPVSTQLQSFNSSTFQGNELCGLPLLANCNSDGQIPDVDIEKDEWDKDELDWFYIAMSIGFGLSFWGVCSCLLFKRSWRHAYYRFLVSCWESLCVK; encoded by the coding sequence ATGAAGGTGTTAGCAATAGCATTctgttttttcttgtttttcattgTGACAAACACCAAGTTTAGTGTTTGTATTGGCTTTTGCAGAGAAAATGAGCAACAAGCAATGGAGAGTCTAAAGAAAGAAGTATATGATCCCTTAGAGTCTCTCTCCTCTTGGATTGTTGGAAAAGATTGTTGTGAATGGAGAGGGGTTGTGTGCCACAATCTGACTCATCATGTGATTGAGCTTCACATAGACAGTAGAGCTTGGTACGATAGTGATTTTAACAAAAGGTATGATCTAAGGATCAATAACCTTGAGTGGCTGCCAAGTCTTTCAAATCTTGAGAATCTGGAAATTGATATTGTGGATCTCAGCAATGTAACTAACTGGCTGCAGGTCATTAACATGCTTCCTTCTCTTGTTGATCTTCGTTTATCGCAGTGTGGTCTTCATCATATACCACCTCTACTTCATCATAATTTTTCTTCACTTGAAACACTTGATCTTTCTGGAAATAACTTTAGTTCTTCTATTCCCAAATGGGTTTTCAATCTCCCTAGTCTTGTTTCTCTTGATTTGAGTGATAGTAATTTTATTGGCCCATTTCCTGAAAGTCCTGTTAACTTGACTTCTCTCACGACCTTTAGTGCAGGTAGCAACCTTTTCAATTGTCTTTTACCCAGATGGTTGTTTGATCTTAATAATCTTGAATATCTTAAGCTTTATTATAGTGGTATTGAAGGTGCAATGCCGAGTGAGGCAAGAAACATAACAAAACTTAGAAATCTTGATCTTTCATCCAACAACCTCAACTCCACTATCCCGAATTGGATCTATCGATGCAAAGATTTGGAGTCACTTGATCTTAGTGAAAACAAAATTGAGGGAGTAGTTTCAAATGCaatttcaaatttgagctcaaTAACTAGCATTGACCTTTCTACAAATATGCTTTCTGGAAAATTaccaaatgtaattggaaagttaTCGAAATTAGTTTTTCTTGATCTCTCAAACAATCAATTCGAAGGAGAAGTATTTGAATTGTTCAACAATAGGAATAATTTCCTTCCAGCGGGATTGAAAAATAGTTCTTCTTTGATGAAATTGAGACTAGAAAACAATCAACTCACTGGAACACTCCCAGAAAGTCTTAGCCAGCTCGCAATGCTAGAAAGGTTTTACATCTCTAACAATAGATTGGAAGGTGTTGTAACTGAAAATCATTTCACCAACTTGACACAATTAAGGCAGTTCATTGCATCTAACAATAATCTGACTTTAAAAGTGCGTCGGGAGTGGATTCCACCTTTTCAAGCCTCGGATATTGATTTAGGCGGCTGGAATATAGGTCCTCTGTTTCCCATGTGGCTCCAAACTCAAAAGCATATAAGTAGTGTAGACATATCAAATGGTGGAATACAAGGTGAGGTTCCAACATGGTTTTGGAACTTACCTTCTCCAATTATGTTTCTCGATCTTTCTGACAACCAATTTGTTGGTGAGGTTCCAACCCTCTCAACACCTTATTGGTTAAAGTTATCAGGCAACAATTTCAGTGGTCCGCTACCTCAAGTTTCACCTGCTGTACATTTTCTAGACCTCTCGAACAATTCCTTTTCAGGAGGTTTATCTCATTTCTTGTGTGAAACAAATAAGAACGGATCCTATAGATTGATGCTCTTAAATCTAGAGGGAAATGATTTGTCAGGAGAAATCCCTGATTGTTGGATGAATTGGCCAGAGTTGAAAGTTTTAATCTTGAAAGAAAATAACTTGATTGGAGGCATACCAAAATCCATGGagattttaagtaatttaatttCTTTGGACTTCCGAAGAAATAGACTTACTGGTCCATTACCTTCGTCATTGGCAAACAGTACATGGTTGCAGAAAATTGATTTAGCTGAGAACGAATTTTTTGGACAGTTACCACCATGGTTGGGAATGAGGCTTTCAGATTTGGTAATCCTTAGCCTTAGCTCAAACAGATTCTATGGTGAATTGCCTCCAGAAATTTGTCACCTCAAAGATCTTCAAATCTTAGACCTTGCAAACAATAGTTTCTTTGGAACTATACCAAGGTGTATTAGCAATTTAACAGCAATGGTCACGGAAAATAAGTTGAGGAAAGCTGATATTGAGTATTCTTCTTTTGGTTCTACAGAAATTGTGAGAGAAAGCGCAATGGTGACAACTAAAGGCAATAACTACCAGTATGATAAAACATTGGCATTGGTTACCAGCATGGATATGTCTAACAATAATCTCTCTGGAGATATACCTATAAGTTTTACTAGTCTTGTAGGATTGAGATTCTGTAATTTCTCAAAAAACCATCTGACAGGTAGGATCCCGAATGGCATTGGTGACATGAAAGTGCTGGAATCCCTTGATCTTTCAGAAAATCAACTTTCCGGTCAAATCCCACAAAGCTTATCGAGTTTGTCAACTTTGAGCTTTCTGAATCTGTCTTATAACAATTTGTCAGGAAAAATACCAGTGAGCACTCAACTTCAAAGCTTTAATTCCTCGACTTTCCAGGGAAATGAGCTTTGCGGGCTTCCACTCTTGGCGAACTGCAATTCAGATGGTCAAATTCCTGATGTTGATATCGAAAAGGATGAGTGGGATAAAGATGAACTGGATTGGTTCTACATTGCAATGTCAATTGGATTTGGTCTTAGCTTTTGGGGAGTATGTTCTTGTTTGCTTTTCAAGAGATCATGGAGACATGCTTATTATCGTTTTTTAGTTAGTTGTTGGGAATCCTTGTGTGTAAAGTAA
- the LOC104235002 gene encoding receptor-like protein EIX1 yields the protein MKLLAITFCFFLFFILTNTKFSVCIGSCRENEQQALESLKKEVYDPRDHLSSWIVGKDCCEWRGVVCHSMTRHVIELHIGIVDQIGNKPIRYDLRINNFDWLPSLSNLENLEMEDVDLSNVTNWLQVISMLPSLAYLSLYSCRLQHIPPLLHHNFSSLETLDLSKNNFSSSIPRWVFNLPSLVSLDLSDSNLIGAMPREAGNVTKLRNLDLAYNKLNSTIPNWIYRCKDLESLDLSENKIEGVVSNAISNLSSITDFNLSRNMFSGNLPNVIGKLSKLRWLDLSENLFEGEVFELFNSRSNFLPAGLRYSSSLTELILRNNKLTGTLPESVGQLLMLERIDICNNRLEGVVTESHFTKLTQLRYFQASHTNLTLKVSQKWIPPFQAIHIEIGDWNIGPLFPMWLQTQKNIKSVDISNGGIQGEVPTWFWNSQFEFLNLSHNQFIGEVPTWFWNFSSQLGYLDLSHNQFVGEVPIISSLSWFWSLGSNNFSGPLPEVSPNVFILDLSNNSFSGGLSHSLCETNKNRSYGLMFLYLEENDLSGEIPDCWMNWPKLIVLNLRDNKLIGGIPKSMEVLSNLVSLDFRRNRLTGPLPSSLANCTGLLKIDLAENEFVGQLPPWLGMKFSDLIILSLSSNRFYGELPPEICYLKHIQILDLANNSFFGIIPRCISNLTAMVTGNKLGEADIEYYADRFGELLTESAMVTTKGNSYQYDKILALVTSMDMSNNNLSGDIPLSFTSLVGLRICNFSKNQLTGRIPNGIGDMKVLESLDLSENQLSDQIPQSLSSLSTLSFLNLSYNNLSGKIPVGTQLQSFNSSSFQGNELCGLPLLTNCNSGGQNPNVDTENDESNEDEPDWFYIAMSIGFGLSFWGVCSCLLFKRSWRHAYYRFSDSCWESLCVKLQIWGWI from the coding sequence ATGAAGCTGTTAGCAATAACATTctgttttttcttgtttttcatttTGACAAACACCAAGTTTAGTGTTTGTATAGGCAGTTGCAGAGAAAATGAGCAACAAGCATTGGAGAGTCTGAAGAAGGAAGTATATGATCCCAGAGATCATCTCTCCTCTTGGATTGTTGGAAAAGATTGTTGTGAATGGAGAGGGGTTGTGTGCCACAGTATGACCCGTCATGTGATTGAGCTTCACATAGGCATTGTGGATCAGATTGGGAACAAGCCTATAAGATATGATCTAAGGATCAATAACTTTGATTGGCTGCCAAGTCTTTCAAATCTTGAGAACTTGGAGATGGAGGATGTGGATCTCAGCAATGTAACTAACTGGCTGCAGGTCATTAGCATGCTTCCTTCTCTTGCTTATCTTAGTTTATATAGTTGTAGACTTCAACATATACCACCTCTACTTCATCATAATTTTTCTTCACTTGAAACACTCGATCTTTCTAAGAATAACTTTAGTTCTTCTATTCCCAGGTGGGTTTTCAATCTCCCTAGTCTTGTTTCTCTTGATTTGAGTGATAGTAATTTAATTGGTGCGATGCCGCGTGAGGCCGGAAATGTGACAAAACTTAGAAATCTGGATCTTGCATACAACAAGCTCAACTCCACTATCCCGAATTGGATCTATCGATGCAAAGATTTGGAGTCACTTGATCTTAGTGAAAACAAAATTGAGGGAGTAGTTTCAAATGCaatttcaaatttgagctcaaTAACTGATTTTAACCTTTCTAGAAATATGTTTTCTGGAAACTTaccaaatgtaattggaaagttaTCGAAATTACGTTGGCTTGATCTCTCAGAAAATCTATTTGAGGGTGAAGTATTTGAATTGTTCAACAGTAGGAGTAATTTTCTTCCAGCGGGATTGAGATATAGTTCTTCTTTGACGGAATTGATACTAAGAAACAACAAACTAACTGGAACACTCCCAGAAAGTGTTGGCCAACTCCTAATGCTAGAAAGAATTGACATCTGTAACAATAGGTTGGAAGGTGTTGTAACAGAAAGTCATTTCACCAAGTTGACACAATTAAGATATTTCCAAGCATCTCATACTAATCTAACTTTAAAAGTGAGTCAGAAGTGGATTCCACCTTTTCAAGCCATACATATTGAAATAGGCGACTGGAATATAGGTCCTCTATTTCCCATGTGGCTCCAAACTCAAAAGAATATAAAGAGTGTGGACATATCAAATGGTGGAATACAAGGTGAGGTTCCAACTTGGTTTTGGAACTCCCAATTTGAGTTTCTCAATCTTTCTCATAACCAATTTATTGGTGAGGTTCCAACTTGGTTTTGGAACTTTTCTTCCCAGCTTGGGTATCTCGATCTTTCTCACAACCAATTTGTTGGTGAGGTTCCAATAATTTCATCACTTTCTTGGTTTTGGTCCTTGGGTTCCAACAATTTCAGTGGTCCGCTACCTGAGGTTTCACCCAATGTATTTATTCTAGACCTCTCGAACAATTCATTTTCAGGAGGTTTATCTCACTCCTTGTGTGAAACAAATAAGAACAGATCCTACGGATTGATGTTCTTATATCTCGAGGAAAATGATTTGTCAGGAGAAATTCCTGATTGTTGGATGAATTGGCCAAAGTTGATAGTTTTAAACTTGAGGGACAATAAATTGATTGGAGGCATACCAAAATCCATGGAGGTTTTAAGTAATTTGGTTTCTTTGGACTTCCGAAGAAATAGACTTACGGGTCCATTACCTTCATCATTGGCAAACTGTACAGGGTTGCTGAAAATTGATTTAGCTGAGAACGAATTCGTTGGACAACTACCACCATGGTTAGGAATGAAGTTTTCAGATTTGATAATCCTCAGCCTTAGCTCAAACAGATTCTATGGTGAATTGCCTCCAGAAATTTGTTACCTCAAACATATTCAGATCTTAGACCTTGCAAACAATAGTTTCTTTGGAATTATACCAAGGTGTATTAGCAATTTAACAGCAATGGTCACCGGAAATAAGTTGGGGGAAGCTGATATTGAGTATTATGCtgatagatttggagaacttttgacAGAAAGCGCAATGGTGACAACTAAAGGCAATAGTTACCAGTATGATAAAATATTAGCATTGGTTACAAGTATGGATATGTCTAACAATAATCTTTCTGGAGATATTCCCTTAAGTTTTACCAGTCTTGTAGGATTGAGAATCTGTAATTTCTCAAAAAACCAACTGACAGGTAGGATCCCAAATGGCATTGGCGACATGAAAGTGCTTGAATCCCTTGATCTTTCAGAAAATCAACTTTCCGATCAAATCCCGCAAAGCTTATCGAGTTTGTCAACTTTGAGCTTCCTGAATCTATCTTATAACAATTTGTCAGGAAAAATACCAGTGGGCACTCAACTTCAAAGCTTTAATTCCTCGAGTTTCCAGGGAAATGAGCTTTGCGGGCTTCCACTCTTGACGAACTGCAACTCAGGTGGTCAAAATCCTAATGTTGATACTGAAAATGATGAGAGTAATGAAGATGAACCGGATTGGTTCTACATTGCAATGTCAATAGGATTTGGTCTTAGCTTTTGGGGAGTATGTTCTTGTTTGCTTTTCAAGAGATCATGGAGACATGCCTATTATCGGTTTTCAGATAGTTGTTGGGAATCCTTGTGTGTAAAGTTACAAATATGGGGATGGATATGA
- the LOC104234635 gene encoding uncharacterized protein, whose amino-acid sequence MITSFYKAQASAASSSSPLTSSPCPVINNNINPSQASDKVCYYEPDHAKRKPISEHPPNLRDRIRRNYIQNGACQPRGFVFPKRDFGGIMRHFNSEWFKTSCSQWLEYSIKQDATFCLCCYLFKNEVGGYGKKVGDAFTADGFRDLMNQEQSILTALDKQSEKIKSEHRVRLNASIDVIRYLLKEGIPFQGHDENVTSTRRGHFLDLLKWYADRKEDLKNMVLEKAPKITP is encoded by the exons ATGATCACGAGTTTTTACAAAGCTCAAGCTTCTGCAGCTTCTTCTAGCTCTCCTTTGACAAGTTCTCCATGTCCAGTTATTAATAACAATATTAATCCTTCCCAAGCATCGGATAAAGTGTGCTATTATGAGCCCGATCATGCTAAAAGAAAACCAATTTCAGAACATCCTCCTAATTTACGTGACCGTATAAGGAGAAATTATATACAAAACGGAGCTTGTCAACCTCGTGGTTTTGTCTTTCCAAAAAGAGATTTTGGGGGAATAATGCGCCACTTTAATTCTGAATGGTTTAAAACTTCATGTTCTCAATGGTTAGAATATAGCATTAAGCAAGATGCAACATTTTGTTTATGTTGTTACTTGTTTAAAAACGAGGTTGGAGGATATGGAAAAAAAGTAGGTGATGCTTTCACAGCGGATGGTTTTAGAG ATTTAATGAACCAAGAACAATCCATTCTAACTGCTTTGGACAAGCAATCTGAGAAAATTAAAAGTGAACATCGAGTTCGTTTGAATGCTTCAATTGATGTGATAAGGTATCTTTTGAAAGAAGGAATTCCTTTTCAGGGCCATGATGAGAATGTAACTTCTACTAGAAGAGGCCATTTTTTAGATCTCTTAAAATGGTATGCAGATAGGAAGGAAGATTTGAAAAATATGGTATTAGAAAAAGCTCCAAAAATAACACCATGA
- the LOC138876948 gene encoding uncharacterized protein has product MTSPDIQKDIVNSFAKETVKEIIEDLNEDFFGILVDESKDVSHKEQMALVLRYVNEKGELIERFLGLVHVKDTTAHALQKEIYSLLLQYSLSSSLIRGQGYDGASDMQGNINGLKTLILKDNPSAHCIHCFAYQLQLTLVAVAKKHHDVNNFLDILANVLNVVGGSGLNQELGLQRPGDTRWGSHFKTLRNFISLFLSIVHILGVLANEGSNYQEKALAKSLVEDIRSYQFVCILYLMLKLLAITYDLNMALQKQDQDNVRAMKLVDFTKRQLQTMRESKWNSLIEDVSSFCDKNDIVIPKMNEKYALGKSKRKSSTVTYSHHLYIEVFCATIDLQLSKLNSRFSEVNTSLLLGMASLSPDDSFANYDKNKIMKLATYYPNEFTASKLEDLSYELDNYIDYVREMDNVFSNLKGLGDLSKILVKTNIHKIWGLVYLLVKLSLILPVATAMVERAFSSMKFIKMICKVGLVMTF; this is encoded by the exons ATGACTTCTCCTGATATTCAGAAAGATATTGTGAATTCTTTTGCAAAAGAAACGgtgaaagaaattattgaagACTTGAATGAGGATTTTTTTGGGATATTAGTTGATGAGTCTAAGGATGTCTCTCATAAGGAACAAATGGCTCTTGTTCTGCGCTATGTCAATGAAAAGGGTGAACTTATTGAGCGATTCCTTGGCCTTGTTCATGTTAAAGATACAACTGCACATGCATTACAAAAAGAAATATATTCTTTGCTTTTACAATATTCATTAAGTTCATCTCTAATACGGGGACAAGGGTATGATGGAGCTAGTGACATGCAAGGAAACATCAATGGTCTTAAAACTTTGATTCTAAAAGATAATCCTTCGGCACATTGCATACATTGCTTTGCTTATCAGTTGCAATTGACTCTTGTAGCTGTTGCAAAGAAACACCATGATGTAAATAATTTTCTTGACATTCTTGCTAATGTTTTGAATGTTGTTGGAG GAAGTGGATTAAATCAAGAACTTGGGCTTCAAAGACCAGGTGATACTCGTTGGGGATCTCACTTTAAGACATTGCGTAACTTTATTTCTTTATTCTTATCGATTGTTCATATACTTGGAGTTCTTGCAAATGAGGGTTCAAATTATCAGGAGAAAGCATTAGCCAAAAGTCTAGTGGAAGATATAAGATCTTATCAGTTCGTTTGTATATTATATTTGATGTTAAAACTATTGGCAATTACATATGATTTGAATATGGCCCTACAAAAACAAGATCAAGATAATGTTAGGGCAATGAAACTTGTTGATTTCACAAAGAGGCAATTGCAAACAATGAGAGAATCTAAATGGAATTCTTTGATAGAAGATGTCTCTTCGTTTTGTGATAAGAATGATATTGTAATCCCAAAAATGAATGAGAAGTATGCACTTGGAAAGTCGAAGCGTAAAAGCTCAACTGTTACATATTCCCATCATTTGTACATAGAGGTTTTTTGTGCTACTATTGATTTGCAACTTTCGAAGCTTAACAGTCGTTTTAGTGAAGTGAATACTTCTCTGCTTCTTGGTATGGCTAGTTTGAGTCCCGATGATTCTTTTGCGAATTATGATAAAAACAAGATTATGAAACTTGCTACATATTATCCAAATGAATTCACTGCTTCTAAGCTTGAAGATCTTAGTTATGAGCTTGACAACTATATTGACTATGTGCGAGAAATGGACAATGTATTCTCTAACTTGAAAGGGCTTGGTGATCTGTCAAAGATATTGGTTAAAACAAATATTCACAAGATATGGGGACTTGTTTATTTGCTTGTGAAGCTGAGTTTGATATTACCTGTGGCTACTGCAATGGTTGAAAGGGCTTTTTCTTCAATGAAGTTTATTAAAATGATTTGTAAAGTAGGATTGGTGATGACTTTTTGA